The Acipenser ruthenus chromosome 56, fAciRut3.2 maternal haplotype, whole genome shotgun sequence genome segment aataataataataataatcctaaaaaTCTAAGTGATGCCAAACTGTAGCTGTGACGTAATGGCTTTGCCGCTGTACCTACTTTGTGAACGCATGAGTCTGGAGAATGGAGGCGTACAGGGAATCACTTGAAAAGCCCCCATCGTCTCCAGTATTCCGCTTTGCAGCCCGCACAAGAACAAGATCATGACGATGCAGATAAACTTCCCTCGCAGACCGAAGCCACTGAGCGCACGGCGGGTAGCCTTGTAAAACAGCAGGTACCCGTAGAAGGAGAGGAAGGTCGATACCCCGATTAGAGCATTCACGTAGATGTTAGGGTTCTTGTAGCTaacctgaggagagagagagagagtaaaaaagtgtaaatactaaaagaaacctcataaattcaatgacaattcAAAAGGATAAAGGTACAGACACCCCATATAGATGTTGCTATATATTATTTTCTCAATTGGATAAACTTGTAGCGTCCACGGGGGGGACAGCAgcggggctggtaggtgacgtaatcactcATGAAGACACAAGcgcgatatacgctccttgcaaaggagacgGCTCTTTTTCgcacagcggtatcggcgctatgctatAGCGCGCCGCGAGAGGTCCCGAGTTCTCGCCCGCCCTCCGCCCGTGTGTGGATTTGCCTCGCCCTgcgtgatgcgcctgcctgcgttaaccgagatcgcttacaaactgttttaaaaaaaatgcatttgagacACACAGATGGAGAAATGTACGGACAGGCATGCAACCGCAAAATCTAATAGGATATGTCAATAAGTCTATTTTACTTTcgctaaaatacatatttttattatatataaaggGACCAATTTTATACTAGTTTCATATAGTCTCttatcaatatatttatatatgttaccTATAGACTAgtcattatataaatatattataatatattttaaaatcgcCGTATGGGCTAATACAAAGTTTCAACGGGTACTCGAATTAACTCACGTCTCCATAGTCGTACTGCTCATCCGTCCACAGAACCAGGTTGACAAAGAACAGGATCGTTCGGACCACGGAGAGCTGAAAAACAGCGGCCGTCATCCACCGAACACTGGTCCTGCCGAGACAGAGAAGAGCCATTCTAAAAACCACCAGCAGGGGCCGCCACTGAGAGTATTTCAGGAGTTCCCAAATATATACAAAGACTAGCCtcaaatatatatagatagatagatagatagatagatagatagatagataattcaGACGTTCTAAAATATGcctttatattttgaaatatattgcaaTGTGTTCCACAATGCATTCCATGAAGGAATATATATGTTTCTGAAGGTTCCAAACGTCCGCATAAGACGTAAGGTGTGTTTTGCATCTACAAAATAAACCACATGCGCTGTGACTTATTGTATTTTAACTTTCGTCTGTATTTGATTCCGTTTAGAAAAAGTATGAATATAGGCATATGTACTGGAATATATTACAGCCGCTCTGATGACCGTTTGGATTTACCGGTTTATGCTGATGAGGGGcaggcagcaacagcagcagcagggaaagGGGTTCGGAGAAACCTGCTCCCCTTTTAACTTCTGCAGCATCCGCGCTTTGCCGCCTAAGAAATCTGTGACGAGCCCCAGGAACTTCCACAGTGTGATGGAGTGGTaactacagagagagagagagagagagagagagagagagagagagagagagagagagagagagagagagagagagagagagagagagagagagtaatcgATTATCACAACGCTGTTTGATCATTTGCTTTACATGCATTATTTATTGCACAGGTACTGACCAATTGTTACAGCAGACCCTGCTATATCCGAACCTGTTAGATCCGATACTCGCTATTAACCGATGGACCCTATTCACACAGGCTGCTGCTGCCAACTGAACgctactgatggaaactgatcaatgcacattttatcagTGGATAAAAAGGACGGTGCTTTTGGGAGTTCAGTTTAACTTTTTGCATGCTGTCTCTCTGGGTAACTACCCAATTTAACCATGCTCAATAAGACAAGAAAGCAAAGGATTTATATAATTACAGTAGcgttaaaaagctgaaacaagattttCTTTCGAGCGTGGGCGTTGGCTTGGAGACAAGCGTTTTTTGATCGAGCTAAGTTTGATTGACAGGGAAAGTCCTTTTTCACGGTGACTTTCTGACGTCACAAAAGGGCAATGcgactttttttttcagtataaatCTGTACTTCCCGTGTAGTATATTGTAATAATAAGGTCAGATCACTCACAGAGAGGCGATGAAGTTGCAAAGGGAGGTGGACCGCGGAACAAACATGCCAATGAGAGAACTCAGACCAAATACCTGAAACACAGATAAGAGTTAATAGAGATTTCAGGGCAAAAACCTGCCTGCTCGACGTGTTCTGAGTGGAACAGTAAGTATGTGAATACTGAATAGAGGACTGGAAATGGAGGGTGGTGTAGGGAATAAGGGTCATTGGGTAGGGTAtagggcaggggtgcacaattccggtcctggagatccggtgtccctcctggcttttgttccaaccttgccctaaattacttaattggaccaattattaccaattattggtctaattaagtaatttagaacacagttggaacaaaagccaggagggacaccagccctccaggaccggaattgtgcacccctggtatAGGGGGTATCGAGTGAGGAGAGAAGGGAGAAATGTGTCAAAACGTATACTGAATTTTAATCTTGAAAAGTAGCCAAAATATATACAGAGCATCAAAgtaaacgtatcacttatatttggataaaattcactagatcaaaaaatgacaaactctgtttcagagcaggtacagtgactttTTATCGTGCTGATTAACCATTGACATCACGAGGATGCTGCGGAATGATCTGtggatctcgggcaggtgttgtgactcttggtctcccagttggtggcgctgtcattgacagagtgtgtctggttataccgtctcgccaggtttgaaatcgctggctgtgagcacccaagacggcgagccacagcacgctgccctagtccagcctccaacatgccgatcgcacgaaggcgctgctctcttgacagacttggcatattggtgttttttctttattgtttttattcaagcttgcaattcaacagctggaATCGCTCCGTATCCAGCGTCCAATCAGCTGTCTCACtgattaggtgattaagtgcatatgcttcagtcacaagtcactcaagcgtgtcgtggtcaaggatgaatgatcgagggatgaaaaagaaaatcatttcGTCGAAAAGGGCAAATGGACAAAGCAGGGCACTGGAGTCTGAGGACGGGGGGGGGGCTGGGATAGGGTGTAAGGGATAGACTGTACGGAGTAGGGCGTAGGTTGGGTTAGGGTGTAGTGAGAAGGGTGCAGGGTAGTTTGTAGAGTGTATGGAGTAAGGAATAGGGTGTAGGGAATAGGGTGCAGGGAACACTGACCGGGTAGATGCCCAGGATCCACAGATACAGTATGCGCCGCTTGGAGGAGTGGATGTTCCTGAAAAAGAAACCCATCTCCTCGAGGAACACAGCAAGCAGGATTAGAATTAGAGCCACAGGAACCAGGAATAGCCACAGCTGCTGCTTGATCTCTACAATACAACCGCAACTCAACAGAACGCAATACAACTCAACACACTACAACTCAACTCAATACAACATAACAGTCGTTATCTTTTGAAATGGATTTAACACTATTACATACATGCATATACACAGGCAAAGTTGCATCGCGCGGTTTTGACATCAGATACTATCTTATATAATACAAATGGAATGCCATAGAGTTCTGAATATATTATCGTACGGCCCCTCCCACTTTGGAACCCCAACATTCCAATTCCATTCTAGGGTGTCCACTTACCTTGAAAGAACTCTGAAGACAGAGGGATCTCAGCTCCATGAAGGGAACAGTTGTTTTTCCTCGCCATCTCAGGTTTGCGAACTTAACCCTGCGTGCGCTGGATCCTCCTATAGTCACCCCCCCCTTCCACACAGAGAAAAAGAACAATGACTTTACTGATCTCCTGTACTTGCTGTCACCATTTCCCGGAAGGGATTTGATATATGAAAACCCACTTCtttcttttaataaatacataaacagtgTTGCATACCTGTGTCTTAATGAGTGATTTGTctcagagagagatagagagagagagagagggagattcAGAGAGTGACTGAAATTCTTTCCCTAAAACAATGGCCGTTCCTCTATTCTGTCTGTAGGACGTTACCTCCTCCAGCTCTTCTATAAATGATTCACTTTGTCTCCAGGTAAGATACATTTAACAAGGGCTAAGTCCAGTCTGTCAGCTTTGCTCTTAAAGGGACAGATTTTATTACTGCGGGatcacaaagccactttgtggcttggaacttggtttcaggagactcggtttcaagccactgttcctgaaaaaatgGCTTTGTGTTTCCTTGGCTTTAGTGACCTGAaatctagtctcctgaaaccaagtttcaagccacgatgtggcttcgtgttccctcagcttaaaggTTATAAGAGAGGGAGACTACTTGAATTATTAGTTAAAATATCTCTTCTGTCTCGAACAAATATGTGAAAGAAGACATTTAATTTGAGTTTATAAAACCCTAAATGGTGTGGTAatcctaacccgaaccctaaccctaacgccaatccaagacactacttcagatTCAGCAAAGAGAGTAGAACACATCAATTAAGTAGGtttagaacagaagataggaagcacttttttttacacagttataaatgcatggggTAGCCTACCAGGGGAATTTTCtaaaacactgcatttaaaaaacaattcgaTTCTGTCCCATTAAATTAGACCACACTAATTATGTGACAGGAATGGACAGATCTCGATAGGTCAAACATTCTCTTGTCATTCCCAAACGTATCTGACCTCGGACTGCTGAtccaattatgatgaaacttCAAAATGGTATATTTTCTTAGCACATTTTATTAAGACAACATGCTTATTATGTGGATAGGAGCACCCTCAGATGCATAAATATACAGCTAGACATATATGCAGCTTTCAGAATTTTGAATACTTACTCAAAACTTTATGACTATATTGACCATGTCACTGTAtactttgtatttaaatgttagtttaaaatgtaaaattaataaatacgaataagaataaataaataaaacatgtaccgGTGCATGGTCAGAAAGTGGTACCTCGTCAGAAAGTGGTAcctcatcagaatgtggtacgcgtacccaTTTAACACCAGAAAATGGTACGCTGCCAATCCTGTGATGGCTACTGCCcaaatcactacgaacaagacaaacAGTACCACAACCACAAAATCGtacatgtttacaattttagataacccaatttgtTCTTAAtcaaagtcacatacatttgctgaattgtaaaaataaatatatcttaaAAAGAACTTTAACAGCCAAACTTAGTACATGGTACCCTGTTCAgatgggcgtttccttgttttctgagctcaAATCATATGTGAGTG includes the following:
- the si:dkey-16n15.6 gene encoding organic solute transporter subunit alpha — its product is MARKNNCSLHGAEIPLSSEFFQEIKQQLWLFLVPVALILILLAVFLEEMGFFFRNIHSSKRRILYLWILGIYPVFGLSSLIGMFVPRSTSLCNFIASLYHSITLWKFLGLVTDFLGGKARMLQKLKGEQVSPNPFPCCCCCCLPLISINRTSVRWMTAAVFQLSVVRTILFFVNLVLWTDEQYDYGDVSYKNPNIYVNALIGVSTFLSFYGYLLFYKATRRALSGFGLRGKFICIVMILFLCGLQSGILETMGAFQVIPCTPPFSRLMRSQMIYHYSVTVEMFCIGLFARQCFRKVEPHQERGEQPMGLQKDEGVQTEEEAEPRARGLEISEEPWAGTSNPGYHSDSEDSLCRIEHAPLDKFDFPPYPQLGSRAPRSPREVAQEGRSPRNSTGSPGVELETVLVKAQINYSSTNEVTVV